In Glycine max cultivar Williams 82 chromosome 4, Glycine_max_v4.0, whole genome shotgun sequence, the genomic stretch caagaaactcataaaaattaaaatctaaaaaaataaaatgcagaAACTGATAAAACATTTTACCAATTTCATGCCAAACAGAAGATATCATCAGTCATCAACAAAATATACTGCAAAATCCTCAACGGAGCATTTCCAAAATCCAAGTGCGGCAACCTCAACTCCCTCACCCTACATGCCCCATCCTCCGGAGCTCCGACGCCACCGACCCGAACCCGGTTCACGTCCACCCTTCTGAAGAGGTAAAACGCGCCGCCGTGGCGCTGATCGGAAGATGGGGCTTTCTTGGTTTTGTAAAAGCTCCAACCTTTTCCGGCGAGAATCCGGCAAAACTCCTCCATGGTGTCAACCCGAACGCCGACGGCCCTAGAGTGGAGAGAGAAAGAGCCGCAGTCCCAGTTGTTGGCGTTGCCGGAGGTTCCGGAGGCGTCGTCGGGGTGGTGGTCGGAGTTGAAAAGGACGATCTTGAAGGCGCGTGGGGAGAGCGTGAGGAAGCAGCGGAGGTGGGCCAGTGGGGTTGCGGAGAGGGAAGGGAAGGGAATGGGAACAGCGTCGCTTTGGAGAGAGCAAGAAAAAGAGATGGAAAGTGATGAGGGTTTGGATGATGATGGGTTGGAGAAGATGATGTGAGAGAGTGATGGTGTAGGGTACAAGTCCAGACCTAAGTCTCTTGCAATGGTGGCAAGCCTGTATGTGTCTCTTATGATCTCTTTAGTTGGGAGGAATATCAGACCTGGCCTTTTgtactttcttcttcttctatgatGCTGGGGTTGTGATGTGCCATGggcttcatcatcatcatcatcatcactgtTATGGTGGTGATTTTGGGTTAGGATGTGATGAGGATTGTGGTTGATGGTTTCACCTAAGACCAGAGAGCGAACCAGCTTTAGTGGAAgcatcttttttttcctttctttctttctttgcatTGTGTGTAAGTAACCctgtaaatttaatttaatttttggatgtttttcttttctttatttgatcTCGTTAAGGATTGAGTTGTCCCATTTTTGTTAACCATCCAACTTCTACATCCTCATTATGTTTTGTAAAGTGTTTCTAAACTCTTCTGTAATGTTACTTTTCTCTTGGAATGACTCAATACTCAAACAGttgtatatgaaaatatttgtcTTGAATTAAGTGGCTTTCATTGAATTACTACCACcattattttttcatacatCAGAAAAATAAAGGACAGAAGCtagattttaattcaaataacaaataacaccaATTACGTCCGCTAAAGACAATTGAATCGGATATTCATTCCTAAATACTTTAGCCAAATTTATACCACCATTATTTAATCACTATTTAGTAAAAGAgtttaactttaattaaatatttaaaattttaaaaaatttcttatcaaattgaaatttaaaagtttaagtacttattataaaaataaacaaatctaCTATCATGCATGatactaattttcatattttaaaaaaatttatcatataaaattcttaatatattataattatatcaatgtattattttatttctatttcaaaaaaattattcaaaacggacaatatatttagtttagctcgatttttttatttaaaaaaagttacttatttgaaaatttaatcttgaaaattgaaaataaaaaatactatgatTATCAAGTATGTGAATGtaaattgtttttgaatttcaagtcttttaatgtataattttgttaaatataaaattttattttttataataatcatattcAACTCAAATAAGATTATCTATTTTTATGATACTTGTGATtcctattaaaaaaacaactatTTCTCTAATTGTTTAATACAagctaaattaaaaatttatcctaatTTTCTTGTGTTCCAAAACCAATCCTGTGTAGCATTCATCCAGCAAGCGTGCCGGTGCTGTTCTGCACGTGCAGTGCCCCGCCACATTGGTGTTTGGGCCTCGTATATTTGGGCTTATTGATGTCTTAGGTGATGTTTGGGCCTTGTTATTTCTATCTAGCGAATGACCCTAAAAATGGAGATTATTTTTTAGCCTTTAAGGCACCCGTATTGTTCTTCTTCAGGAATGTTATCCCATGGCATCAGAATGAAAATGTTGTTTGCATTAAAAGAGAGAcgaaaagaaatgaaataaacagcaaaataagatgaaatttatatttttatactttaattcaaaatttcgtctcaatttatttttatttcatatcttTTCACTCCACCTAAGGaactcataattaattttatacactTAAAGCTATTTGAAATGTtccttcaacaaacaaaaaactatttgaaatGTGTCCAAAATAATCTCAACTACAGATTTTACGTTAGAGCATATACTACGAGTCTACTATAAGAAAAATGCATTCTAACTTAACCACACAAGCACTTAGTGTGTGTTTGGAAACGATTCTAAACTCAAATTGACGTGAATTTTTAGAAGTCACAATAACATTCCATTTTGACGTGAAAATCATGGGATAAGTGCATTTAAAACCTCTGCCCATACACTCTGTTAATTAGTCTTTTTTACTCCTCAAGCTTGAttgtaacaattatttttatttgaacattGCTGTGTAGCAttctttctctttaatttgaattagaGTAATTTGTTTAATGAGTGTATATAATAGTCCTACCCAGCCTCTCACAGAGGCAGTCATGCAAGGTACGTAGGGAAGTGCCCAACTCAATCACGTGTTCATATTTTTAacagaattaaagaaaaatgtcaaaaactcatattttttttaaaaaaggactGTAAAAATTCCATTAACTTGTATCGTTTACTGCTTAACTAGATTTTAAACATGGATGCAcggattaaattatatatatatagtttttataaaaaaaaatatatctatattaataaaattaattttaaaaaatattaaatataattatattaaaattgaggaaaataattatttatatttttaattaaggagatattgttttaaaaaatattaagcttatttaaacttattttgattGTTCTTTCttcaactaataataataacgtAATACTTAtctgaaatatataataaatatatattgataattatt encodes the following:
- the LOC100811971 gene encoding uncharacterized protein, which encodes MQRKKERKKKMLPLKLVRSLVLGETINHNPHHILTQNHHHNSDDDDDDEAHGTSQPQHHRRRRKYKRPGLIFLPTKEIIRDTYRLATIARDLGLDLYPTPSLSHIIFSNPSSSKPSSLSISFSCSLQSDAVPIPFPSLSATPLAHLRCFLTLSPRAFKIVLFNSDHHPDDASGTSGNANNWDCGSFSLHSRAVGVRVDTMEEFCRILAGKGWSFYKTKKAPSSDQRHGGAFYLFRRVDVNRVRVGGVGAPEDGACRVRELRLPHLDFGNAPLRILQYILLMTDDIFCLA